GATCGCATCATGGTCCTTGAGGTCATGGGTCGGCATGCGGGGCACATCGCGCTGCATAGTGGAATGGCGGCCGGCGCTCATGTGATCCTTTTGCCGGAAATCCCCTTCGCCTATGATGCCATCATCAGTAAAATCCAGGAGCGGCAGAAGCAGGGTATGAACTACAGCGTGATCGTCGTGGCCGAAGGCGCGATGGAAACCGACAGCGAGCCGCTTTATAACGCGACCAGTCCGGGCAAGAAAAACCTCGGCGGTATTGGTCAGATCGTGGCGGAAAAACTGCATCAGCTGACAGGTATCGACGCGCGCATCACTGTCCTGGGTCACATACAACGCGGCGGCCAGCCCTGTCCGCGGGATCGCGTGCTCGGCACCCTTTATGGTGTGAAGGCTGTGGATCTTGCGGTGAACAAGGATTACGGCAAAGTCGTGGTCATGCATAAGCACGAGATGAAGACAGTTCCCTATGCTTCGGTCGCAGCGAGTTTTCGGCCTGTCGCGCAGGATGATATGTATCTGCAAGCTGCAGAAGCGATCGGTATTTGCTTGGGAAGATAAGAGAGAGAAGAATAAAGGCAGGAAAGAAACTGGGGATTAAAAAATCCCCAGATCTCAGAGCTTAGCGAATGCGGCCACCGCGTTTGCCGTGCGAACTTGCAGCCTTGCGGCGAACAACGCGCAGTTTTTTCTTGGCGCGATATTTTGCACTTTTGTTGCGTTTACGAGGCGGGCGATTTTTACGTACGTTGGCCATTGGTCTACTCCATAATATCTTGCCGCCTCGGCACACAGCTGAAGCTGGACTTTCTTTTTTAAGGCACGCACAAACCCAAAGGCACGCGGGCGCCTCAACAGAGAGCAAAACCTAAGGGGGAAGACCCCCAAAGTCAAGAGCTTTTTGCCTTTCAGACTAACAAGTTCAGTTTTTCCCATGGGTTAATTGCTAACAGCCTCGATTTGCGACCAATTGCGACCAGTCTCGTGTTGAGCCGTACACTCCTCCCATTTCTGGTGCGCCACAAGAGTAAGTGCTCCCTTGTTACGTTTAGCATAGGTATTGATGGACTCCCGGTCTGTATTCCCTAAAAGCTGCCCTGCAACTGCAAAGTCACCATGGGTACAATCAAGCACCTCTCGGGTCCAACCATGTCGCATGACATGAGTCGAAGTGTAGGGGAGACCAGCCTTCTCAAAGGCAAGATTATACCTAGCCTTTATGACGTGATACTTAAAAAATGCCCCGGATTCGTCATGAAAAACCAAACCGCGCTTCCCTTGTCGATACAGTCTTTTCAACGCATGAAATGTTTGTGGGAACATTGGCAGCTCTTTAACCCCACCCGTCGACTTGGAGTTCTTGAAGCCTGCTTCAATCGTGGGTTGACCGCCTTTTTCCTGCCGATTTTCCACATATCGAACAATTTGTATTCTCGACTCCTTGGGGTCACTCCAGTTAAACCGGATATCTTCCCAGTGAATAGCAGCGGCTTCCGAAATTCTTAGAGCCGAAAAATACTGCAGAGTGGCCAAGACGGAAAATAGGTGCCCGTCCTTGAGCTTCTCCAACTCGTCGCGAAATATATAAAATTCCTGCTCTGAGACATCCAACTTCTTAGGTGGGCGTGAGACGTTTAATTTTGCATCCTGGAGATGGCGCTTTCTGATTGGATTCCGATAGACTGTGTCCTCATCGTGATATTCACCATAGTAGTGAAATATGACTTTAAGAACATCCAGCTCACCTTCAAATCCTGTGCGCTTCTTAGCTTGAGGATACTGTCCGATATTCGACTTTCTGTCTGCCAGCCATTCATCAATGACTTTTGGACTTACTGAATTTATCGGATAATCCATCAGCATCTGAAAGTGGCGTTGAACTATCTGATCATAATGCACCCTGGTGCCTTGTCTCAATCCAGGAAACTTTCTGACTTTCCATTCCTCGACTACTTCTCGAAATGTCGGCCCCTGAACGCCTGATGTCGCATTGGAAACGGCCGGAACATGCTGAGGATTCTTATCAATAAAAGATAACCAATCACGCGCATGTTCAAGACTTTCAAAGTATTCTGAACGTCTGTTTTTTCTTCCGAAGGAGTCTCTCTCATACCGACGAGCAAAGTATAGCTTCCCTCTTTCCGGCGGCCTATATTCCTTCTTATTTTCATCCCAGATCAGAATTTTTCGAACATTTGGGGCTCCTGGAACGGGAGGATACACGCGATCTTTACCCTGATAGACTTTAGGATTGAACTTTTTCATTGAATGAATCTCCGTTGAAGCCATTCTTCAACTTCGATCACTCGAAATCTCACTGCTCTGCCTCGCCGCTTATACGGCAGTCCTTCCTTCATGTACTTGTTCACAAAGCTGAGTGACATACCGAGGTGCGAAGCCAGCAATTTTTTCGTTATCCAATTGTCAAAGATCTGCTCTGCGTGGCTAACCGCCACAGAGCCTTCTGAACCTGATGTTTTCTTTTTAACAATGGATTCCATTAACGTCGATTTCTTTTTGACTATCATAAAAGGCCAATCCTTTTTGTGCTTCATATTCACCACTTGACAATACTGCAGCGGATTCAGCAGATGCCGCAAACTGCCCTTCAATGCTTGTTTAGTCTCATGATTCTTCAAACTTCAGTTTCGACTCAGAGTCTGGTTCCACGGAACACTCCGCGTTGCTATGGAAGCCTGACCCGTCAATTATATGCTCCACGGATTTGATCACCCATTCTCCATCAATGCCTACACCAAGCCCGCGAACATCAATCCTCCGCTCAGCAGCCAGCTGCACGTTCCCCGCTACGGCGAGCGTCAATGTCTTGCCTCTTCGAACAACCTCACGGAATTTCGCTTCGGCTGCTCTACGCGCATCGGCTTCCGTGATCTTGTTATACTCAAGCTCAAGGACTACTCCCTCATTGCCGTACATGACAAAACGCTTTTCCGCGGCTTCATGGTCATACCAAAAAGCGCGCACTCCAGTGTAGCGCTGCGTTTGGTCTCCCGAGTATTCAAAGCGGATTGGGTTTTCGATCCTGATTGCCTGATTGGTCCCGCTCGGATCCCCGCCCTTGTCTTTCGGCGTAATCATGAGATAGCGGCCACTGACCTTCACGGTATGATCGAAGCGACGTCCGAGACGGACTAGAAACGCGATATCGGATTCGGTCTGATCCTCGTGGTCAATTGCGACCGACTTCAGCTCATCAAAGACCATGGGCTTCAGGCCATTTCGCCTCGCGATCTCCTCGGCGATCGCTCCAAGTGTAGTCCCATCCCAGGACTGCTCGCGTTGGCTCTTAAGCGCAGCACTCGATTCCATCGCCGCAGCCTCAATTTTCAATGTCCGCCTGCCGTTCATGGAAACCCCAATGTGCTTCGTCGTGAATTTTCCAACTGTGGTCAGTACATTGTCATATCCAAGAGCGACCGTGAATTCGAGACCAGCTGCTGGCCATTCGATGCCATCGTCCACTAGTTCAAGGGTCATGGAATCAGATTTCCAGCTCGCTTCGTCCCGGATCGTCAGCTTTTCAAGACGCGAGCGAATTTGGTCTGTGAGATCGCCGTTTTTGGTTTCAATGCGAAAATTTGGAATCATTCGAATATCCTTATGCTGCCCGTAACGTTTGTTGGTCTTTTCAATTCAGGAAGCGTAATCACGACCGGCTTTGACAAGGGAAGCACTTTTCCGAGATCATCGAAGAAACTTAGTAAGCTCCAGTTCGCCCGGAGAACAGCTTCAAGCGCTCCGGGCAGATCTCCATAGTGGTTCCAGCAAATCTGATCCAGCTCATCACCCTCCTTAAGCAGATACTCAGCCATAAAAATCCAGCTCAAGCGTGAACTCAACTTTGAGGGGAACGCCCTCACCGATGAAGATCGAGCGTCCCTCCTTGATCTTTCGGATGATCCATAGTCCAAGGTTCTCGCCTACCTTGGTATCAGCATAGATAAGGCGTAGGGGTTTTCCTGCGGCTGCCATATCCCGGAGCTTTTTCAGCTGATCGAAGCTTCCGGTGAACGCAGGATGGGATACGCCGGAAATTGTCATCCTGTCCTCATGAGGCTGGCCTTTTTTGTCACCAATGAACTGTTGGATAGGAGCGGCACCCAGCGGATCCTGCCTCACCCAGCGGTAATCCGTTTCCCGCTCAATTCTGTCCGGTGTGAGAGTCTGAAGCTCGAAGCTGAAGTCGCCTAGCTTTGCAAAGACCTGCTTTCGAAAAAAGGGAATGGGATCAAAGGCCATCAGCTGACCTCCACCGGGTCGAGGAAGGAAAACGATGGAGCGCTTCTGAAAGC
The nucleotide sequence above comes from Oligoflexus sp.. Encoded proteins:
- a CDS encoding ATP-dependent 6-phosphofructokinase, encoding MKIGLSTGGGDCPGLNSVIRAVVRYAVGTLGHEVIGIEDSFNGLMDRPYRIRNLTLRDVSGILNRGGTILGTTNAGNPFKIKGGANPSACDKSALVMEAYRDLGLDCIIVIGGDGTQNIAHQFTQIGMNIVGIPKTIDNDLMQADVTVGFETAMEVASDAILRLQSTAESHDRIMVLEVMGRHAGHIALHSGMAAGAHVILLPEIPFAYDAIISKIQERQKQGMNYSVIVVAEGAMETDSEPLYNATSPGKKNLGGIGQIVAEKLHQLTGIDARITVLGHIQRGGQPCPRDRVLGTLYGVKAVDLAVNKDYGKVVVMHKHEMKTVPYASVAASFRPVAQDDMYLQAAEAIGICLGR
- a CDS encoding tail protein X; this encodes MAEYLLKEGDELDQICWNHYGDLPGALEAVLRANWSLLSFFDDLGKVLPLSKPVVITLPELKRPTNVTGSIRIFE
- a CDS encoding helix-turn-helix domain-containing protein — protein: MRHLLNPLQYCQVVNMKHKKDWPFMIVKKKSTLMESIVKKKTSGSEGSVAVSHAEQIFDNWITKKLLASHLGMSLSFVNKYMKEGLPYKRRGRAVRFRVIEVEEWLQRRFIQ
- a CDS encoding tyrosine-type recombinase/integrase, producing the protein MKKFNPKVYQGKDRVYPPVPGAPNVRKILIWDENKKEYRPPERGKLYFARRYERDSFGRKNRRSEYFESLEHARDWLSFIDKNPQHVPAVSNATSGVQGPTFREVVEEWKVRKFPGLRQGTRVHYDQIVQRHFQMLMDYPINSVSPKVIDEWLADRKSNIGQYPQAKKRTGFEGELDVLKVIFHYYGEYHDEDTVYRNPIRKRHLQDAKLNVSRPPKKLDVSEQEFYIFRDELEKLKDGHLFSVLATLQYFSALRISEAAAIHWEDIRFNWSDPKESRIQIVRYVENRQEKGGQPTIEAGFKNSKSTGGVKELPMFPQTFHALKRLYRQGKRGLVFHDESGAFFKYHVIKARYNLAFEKAGLPYTSTHVMRHGWTREVLDCTHGDFAVAGQLLGNTDRESINTYAKRNKGALTLVAHQKWEECTAQHETGRNWSQIEAVSN
- a CDS encoding phage late control D family protein produces the protein MIPNFRIETKNGDLTDQIRSRLEKLTIRDEASWKSDSMTLELVDDGIEWPAAGLEFTVALGYDNVLTTVGKFTTKHIGVSMNGRRTLKIEAAAMESSAALKSQREQSWDGTTLGAIAEEIARRNGLKPMVFDELKSVAIDHEDQTESDIAFLVRLGRRFDHTVKVSGRYLMITPKDKGGDPSGTNQAIRIENPIRFEYSGDQTQRYTGVRAFWYDHEAAEKRFVMYGNEGVVLELEYNKITEADARRAAEAKFREVVRRGKTLTLAVAGNVQLAAERRIDVRGLGVGIDGEWVIKSVEHIIDGSGFHSNAECSVEPDSESKLKFEES
- a CDS encoding phage tail protein produces the protein MAFDPIPFFRKQVFAKLGDFSFELQTLTPDRIERETDYRWVRQDPLGAAPIQQFIGDKKGQPHEDRMTISGVSHPAFTGSFDQLKKLRDMAAAGKPLRLIYADTKVGENLGLWIIRKIKEGRSIFIGEGVPLKVEFTLELDFYG